A stretch of the Aegilops tauschii subsp. strangulata cultivar AL8/78 chromosome 4, Aet v6.0, whole genome shotgun sequence genome encodes the following:
- the LOC109732801 gene encoding CSC1-like protein RXW8, with protein MEFSALLTSAGINIALCILYLSLYSILRKQPHNFRVYFGRRLAEEKFREQVDYFSFERLLPTAGWLVKAYWCTEDEIRRVAGLDSVVFLRLFIFSIRIFSITTLICVFGVLPVNYNGQEMAHTRVPAESLNVFTIANLKEGSSKLWVHCTALYVITISACILLFQEYRYISRKRLAHITGSTPNPGHFAVLVRSIPKSHNELLDDTIRNFFLNYHGSSYLSHQMIYRKGKLQNFVDSAERAYRKFVRVKLSAFDQNMRSSLNRCGLCGVQASSFELYRNKFVEAKKSDLTDPEVVEAQKDCPGAIVFFKTRYAAIVASQVLQSSNPMLWVTNLAPEPRDVYWSNLWIPYRQIWLRKIATLAASVFFMFVFIVPVAFVQSMMQLEQLKQMFPNLRGALKTSFCVRVVTGYLPSVVLLLSLYTVPPLMMRFSAIEGSISRSGRKTSACTKILIFNIWNVFFVNVLSGSVLNQLNVLTRPKDMPSMLAELVPKQATFFMTYVLTSGWFSLCSEILQVYNLVYNFFRKFICCYQDEPEYVYSFPYHTEVPKVLMFNVLGFTFSIMAPLILPFLLVYFCLGYLVYRNQILNVYYPKYEMGGKLWPIMHNTMVFSLVLTQIIALGVFTIKKAPISTGFTILLLIGTILFNEYCRQRFSRIFNSFSAQDFIELDREDEQSGRMREIHEHLLDAYCQSPPGSADEIPMEMIMEDPAQEASNSSQELCDTVQEVAGSIIQEHIEERHGSSSGRR; from the exons ATGGAATTTTCCGCCCTTCTGACTTCGGCGGGCATAAACATCGCCTTGTGCATTCTCTATCTGTCCCTCTACTCCATCCTCCGCAAGCAGCCGCACAACTTCCGCGTCTACTTCGGCCGGCGGCTCGCCGAGGAGAAGTTCCGGGAGCAGGTGGACTACTTCTCCTTCGAGAGGCTCCTCCCCACCGCCGGCTGGCTCGTCAAGGCGTACTGGTGCACCGAGGACGAGATCCGACGCGTCGCCGGACTCGACTCCGTCGTCTTCCTACGCCTCTTCATCTTCAG CATACGCATCTTCTCCATAACTACCCTTATCTGTGTCTTTGGAGTGCTCCCTGTGAATTACAATGGCCAAGAAATGGCCCACACGCGGGTCCCAGCGGAGTCGCTCAATGTATTCACCATTGCAAATCTCAAGGAAGGATCAAGCAA GCTTTGGGTGCATTGTACTGCTTTATATGTTATAACAATCTCAGCTTGTATTCTTCTTTTCCAA GAGTACAGGTATATCTCAAGAAAGAGATTAGCACACATCACTGGATCAACACCCAATCCGGGTCATTTTGCTGTCCTTGTTCGCTCGATTCCAAAGTCACACAACGAGCTTCTTGATGACACCATCAGGAATTTCTTTCTTAACTATCATGGATCTAGTTACCTGTCACATCAAATGATCTATCGAAAAGGAAAGTTGCAGAATTTTGTG GATAGTGCCGAGAGGGCTTACAGGAAATTTGTAAGAGTAAAACTTTCGGCATTTGACCAGAACATGCGGTCTAGCTTGAATAGATGTGGTCTCTGCGGAGTACAAGCTTCCTCGTTTGAGCTTTACCGCAACAAGTTCGTCGAGGCCAAGAAGTCAGACCTCACTGATCCAGAAGTAGTCGAAGCTCAAAAG GACTGCCCAGGTGCTATAGTGTTCTTCAAGACTCGCTACGCGGCGATTGTGGCTTCCCAAGTTCTTCAGTCTTCGAACCCTATGCTATGGGTGACAAACCTGGCGCCGGAGCCGCGCGACGTCTACTGGTCGAACCTCTGGATACCCTACAGGCAGATCTGGCTCCGGAAAATAGCGACGCTCGCGGCTAGTGTCTTCTTCATGTTTGTCTTCATCGTACCCGTCGCGTTTGTTCAAAGCATGATGCAGCTGGAACAGCTCAAGCAAATGTTCCCAAACCTGAGAGGCGCACTAAAGAC GTCATTCTGCGTGAGAGTCGTAACGGGATATCTCCCTAGCGTGGTCCTGCTGCTGTCCCTGTACACCGTTCCTCCCCTGATGATGCGCTTCTCGGCGATCGAGGGGTCGATTTCTCGCAGCGGCAGGAAGACGAGCGCGTGCACCAAGATTCTCATCTTCAACATCTGGAATGTCTTCTTTGTGAACGTGCTATCAGGGTCCGTGCTCAACCAGCTGAACGTGCTCACTAGACCCAAGGACATGCCGTCTATGCTAGCCGAGCTCGTGCCAAAGCAG GCAACGTTTTTCATGACCTACGTCCTCACATCAGGCTGGTTCAGTCTATGCTCGGAGATACTGCAGGTGTACAACCTGGTGTACAACTTCTTCAGGAAATTCATATGTTGTTACCAGGACGAGCCAGAATACGTCTACTCTTTCCCCTACCACACCGAAGTTCCCAAGGTCCTCATGTTCAACGTGCTCGGCTTCACGTTCTCGATCATGGCGCCTCTCATACTGCCTTTCTTGCTCGTCTACTTTTGCCTCGGCTACTTGGTGTACCGAAACCAG ATTCTGAACGTGTACTACCCCAAGTACGAGATGGGAGGGAAGCTGTGGCCGATCATGCACAACACCATGGTGTTCTCCCTGGTGCTCACGCAGATCATCGCGCTGGGCGTCTTCACCATCAAGAAGGCGCCGATCTCCACGGGGTTCACCATCCTGCTCCTCATCGGCACCATCCTCTTCAACGAGTACTGCAGGCAGCGCTTCTCCCGCATCTTCAACTCCTTCTCCGCCCAG GACTTCATCGAGCTGGACAGAGAAGACGAGCAGTCCGGGAGGATGCGGGAGATCCACGAGCACCTGCTGGACGCCTACTGCCAGTCGCCCCCGGGCAGCGCCGACGAGATCCCGATGGAGATGATCATGGAGGACCCGGCGCAGGAGGCGTCCAACTCGAGCCAGGAGCTCTGCGACACGGTGCAGGAGGTGGCCGGCTCCATCATCCAGGAGCACATCGAGGAGCGGCACGGGAGCTCCAGCGGACGCCGCTGA